In Neisseria animalis, a single window of DNA contains:
- a CDS encoding copper chaperone PCu(A)C, producing MKKLLATLVLAGLCSTAAAAGIHVKDQWARATVEGMKMGGAFMNIHNDNKKQDFLLGGSSPVAERVEVHTHVNDNGVMRMREVKGGVPLGAGDTTELKPGSYHIMFMGLKRPLKEGETIPVTLKFKHSKAQTIDIPVKNAPKPTAHRHNHGAAHQH from the coding sequence ATGAAAAAATTATTGGCAACCCTCGTTTTGGCCGGCTTGTGCAGCACCGCAGCGGCTGCCGGCATCCACGTCAAAGACCAATGGGCGCGCGCCACCGTAGAAGGCATGAAGATGGGCGGCGCATTCATGAATATCCACAACGACAATAAAAAACAAGACTTCCTGCTCGGCGGCAGCAGCCCCGTAGCCGAGCGCGTCGAAGTACATACCCACGTCAACGACAACGGCGTGATGCGTATGCGCGAAGTCAAAGGCGGCGTACCGCTGGGCGCGGGCGACACCACCGAACTGAAACCGGGCAGCTACCATATTATGTTTATGGGTCTGAAACGTCCGCTGAAAGAAGGCGAAACCATACCGGTAACGCTGAAGTTCAAACACAGCAAAGCGCAAACCATCGACATTCCGGTGAAAAACGCTCCCAAACCGACCGCACACCGACACAACCACGGCGCGGCACATCAGCACTAA
- the rraA gene encoding ribonuclease E activity regulator RraA encodes MTHTFATADIMDNYPDAPTCDIQFRSFGRKKFHGRIRTVRCNQDNGLIRRIFKNPSEGEVLVVDGGGSLRSALMGDIIAGYAAENGWAGTVIYGVVRDSAVLDTLDFGTKALGTNPRVSSKTCAGETDITVSFGGVDFVPGHYLYSDEDGILVTEQPLDLETIKPASQY; translated from the coding sequence ATGACACACACTTTCGCCACTGCCGACATCATGGACAACTACCCCGATGCGCCCACCTGCGACATCCAGTTCCGCAGTTTCGGGCGCAAAAAATTCCACGGCAGAATCCGCACCGTGCGCTGCAACCAAGACAACGGCCTTATCCGCCGGATTTTCAAAAATCCCTCCGAAGGCGAAGTGCTCGTCGTGGACGGCGGCGGCTCGCTCCGCAGCGCCCTGATGGGCGACATCATCGCCGGTTATGCCGCCGAAAACGGCTGGGCAGGCACCGTTATTTACGGCGTGGTGCGCGACAGCGCGGTATTGGACACGCTCGATTTCGGCACTAAAGCCTTGGGCACCAATCCGCGCGTCAGCAGCAAAACCTGTGCGGGCGAAACCGACATCACCGTCAGCTTCGGCGGCGTAGACTTTGTTCCCGGCCACTACCTTTACAGCGACGAAGACGGCATCCTCGTTACCGAACAACCGCTCGACCTCGAAACCATCAAACCCGCCAGCCAATACTGA
- a CDS encoding glutamate-5-semialdehyde dehydrogenase, with protein MQNIQDYVRSTAAAAKQAFYALSNASTAQKNAALLHMAELIKQHRADILAANAQDMEQAAAKGLDAAMLDRLKLTENTIDSMCEGLRQIAALPDPVGEMDEFRLRPNGLQIGKMRVPLGVIGIIYESRPNVTVDAAALCLKSGNACILRGGSEAFRSNTTIAGLITRALRENGLPTDAVRLIENTDRESVGAMLQSPELIDVIIPRGGKSLVARIAAEARVPVIKHLDGICHVYIDQAADTGKALAVAYNAKTSRDGTCNTMETLLVHTARAQEILPALAGQYAQAEKPVELRGCTRTLEILPHIQAATEEDWETEYLGPVLSVKIVDNLAEAITHINTHGSHHTDAIITESYTDAQIFLRAVDSASVMVNASTRFADGFEYGLGAEIGISTDKIHVRGPVGLHGLTSQKWVVLGNGQIR; from the coding sequence ATGCAAAACATTCAAGACTACGTCCGCAGCACCGCCGCTGCTGCCAAACAAGCCTTTTATGCCCTGAGCAATGCCTCTACCGCACAAAAAAACGCCGCCCTGCTGCACATGGCGGAACTCATCAAACAGCACCGGGCCGACATTCTCGCCGCCAACGCGCAAGACATGGAGCAAGCCGCCGCCAAAGGTTTGGATGCCGCCATGCTCGACCGCCTGAAGCTGACTGAAAACACCATCGACAGCATGTGCGAAGGTCTGCGCCAAATCGCCGCCCTACCCGACCCCGTCGGCGAAATGGACGAATTCCGTCTGCGCCCGAACGGTTTGCAAATCGGCAAAATGCGCGTGCCGCTGGGCGTTATCGGCATCATTTACGAATCCCGCCCGAATGTTACCGTTGATGCCGCCGCCCTGTGTTTGAAATCCGGCAACGCCTGCATTTTGCGCGGCGGCAGCGAAGCCTTCCGCAGCAATACGACAATCGCCGGACTCATCACCCGGGCATTACGCGAAAACGGCCTGCCCACCGATGCCGTGCGCCTGATTGAAAACACCGACCGCGAAAGCGTCGGCGCGATGCTGCAAAGCCCCGAATTAATCGACGTCATCATTCCGCGCGGCGGCAAATCGCTGGTGGCGCGGATTGCCGCGGAAGCGCGCGTGCCCGTCATCAAACATCTCGACGGCATCTGCCACGTCTATATCGACCAAGCCGCCGATACCGGAAAAGCACTGGCCGTTGCCTACAACGCCAAAACCTCGCGCGACGGCACCTGCAACACCATGGAAACACTGCTGGTTCACACCGCCCGCGCGCAAGAAATCCTGCCCGCATTGGCCGGACAATACGCGCAAGCAGAAAAACCGGTCGAGCTGCGCGGCTGCACGCGTACTTTGGAAATCCTGCCCCATATTCAGGCAGCCACCGAAGAGGATTGGGAGACCGAATATTTGGGGCCGGTGTTATCGGTCAAAATCGTCGATAATCTGGCAGAAGCCATTACCCATATCAACACCCACGGCAGCCACCACACCGATGCCATCATCACCGAATCCTACACCGACGCGCAGATTTTCTTACGCGCCGTAGACAGTGCCAGCGTGATGGTCAATGCCTCCACCCGTTTCGCTGACGGTTTCGAATACGGCTTGGGTGCGGAAATCGGCATTTCCACCGACAAAATCCACGTCCGCGGCCCGGTCGGCCTGCACGGCCTGACCTCGCAAAAATGGGTAGTATTGGGCAACGGCCAAATCCGCTGA
- a CDS encoding sulfurtransferase TusA family protein, giving the protein MQTLDVTGLKCPLPILRAKKALAQMADGEVLTVWATDGGAPGDFEAFCRQTGHELLESTEADGVFTLVVKHK; this is encoded by the coding sequence ATGCAGACTTTAGACGTTACCGGATTGAAATGCCCGCTGCCGATTTTGCGTGCCAAAAAAGCCTTGGCGCAGATGGCGGACGGAGAAGTGTTGACGGTATGGGCAACAGACGGCGGTGCGCCGGGCGATTTTGAAGCATTCTGCCGCCAAACCGGACACGAGCTGCTGGAATCAACCGAAGCAGACGGCGTATTCACGCTGGTGGTCAAACATAAATAA
- a CDS encoding opacity family porin — translation MKKLLLTAVLTGLSGVAAANGWYVQGDVGASKLQAKEEGGKIKDTKPYGRVSVGKDLGNFRYAFDYTYFGTLKNTDNYGTDGYHKAKLNAHSAGISGFYDFHNTTPLTPYVGLRASLNYLSLDTNGETDTVQYSHSHDKTQVGIGGLVGAQYQFTDKLAANAGLEYNYLGKVGPVDTKISQYGANVGLRYNF, via the coding sequence ATGAAGAAACTGTTATTGACTGCTGTATTGACCGGTCTGTCCGGTGTTGCCGCTGCAAACGGCTGGTATGTACAAGGCGATGTCGGCGCGTCCAAGCTGCAAGCCAAAGAAGAAGGCGGAAAAATCAAAGACACCAAACCTTACGGCCGCGTTTCCGTGGGTAAAGACTTGGGCAATTTCCGCTATGCCTTCGACTATACCTATTTCGGTACGCTGAAAAATACCGACAACTACGGTACAGACGGTTATCACAAAGCCAAACTGAACGCCCATTCTGCCGGTATCTCGGGCTTCTATGATTTCCACAATACCACCCCGCTGACGCCTTATGTCGGTCTGCGTGCCAGCCTCAACTACCTGAGCTTGGATACCAACGGTGAAACAGATACCGTCCAATACAGCCATTCTCACGACAAAACCCAAGTCGGTATCGGCGGTTTGGTTGGCGCACAATACCAATTTACCGACAAGCTGGCTGCCAATGCCGGTTTGGAATACAACTATTTGGGCAAAGTAGGCCCGGTTGACACCAAAATCAGCCAATACGGCGCAAATGTCGGCCTGCGCTACAACTTCTGA
- a CDS encoding YbaB/EbfC family nucleoid-associated protein has protein sequence MFGKAGLGGLMKQAQQMQENMKKAQAKLAETEVEAEAGNGLVKVTMTCSHVVRKLEISQDLIAEAADDKEMLEDLILAAVNAASAKAEETTNKTMGAFTQGLPAGVADFFR, from the coding sequence ATGTTTGGAAAAGCCGGACTGGGCGGCCTGATGAAACAGGCGCAACAAATGCAGGAAAATATGAAAAAGGCGCAAGCCAAATTGGCGGAAACCGAAGTTGAAGCCGAAGCCGGCAACGGCTTGGTTAAAGTAACCATGACGTGCAGCCACGTTGTCCGCAAGCTGGAAATCAGCCAAGACCTGATTGCCGAAGCCGCAGACGACAAAGAAATGCTGGAAGATTTGATTTTGGCCGCCGTAAACGCCGCCTCCGCCAAAGCCGAAGAAACGACCAATAAAACCATGGGCGCGTTTACCCAAGGTTTGCCGGCGGGCGTAGCAGACTTTTTCCGCTAA
- the cysD gene encoding sulfate adenylyltransferase subunit CysD: MSLQNHHLDWLEAESVHIIREVIAEAKNPALLFSGGKDSVVLLSLAVKAFKIEGRPLKLPFKLLHVDTGHNYPEVIQFRDETVARTGVQLVVGSVEDSIKRGTVVLRRETDSRNAAQAVTLVETIEEQGFDALMGGARRDEEKARAKERIFSFRDEFGQWDPKNQRPELWSLYNTRLFPGENMRVFPISNWTELDIWQYIARENLALPPIYYTHQREVVERNGLLVPVTPLTPKREGEVSEIRDVRFRTVGDISCTCPVASTAATAEDIIAETAAATISERSATRMDDRVSEAAMEERKKAGYF; this comes from the coding sequence ATGTCCCTCCAAAACCACCACCTCGACTGGCTCGAAGCCGAATCTGTCCACATTATCCGCGAAGTCATCGCCGAAGCCAAAAATCCGGCGTTGCTGTTTTCCGGCGGCAAAGACTCCGTGGTCTTGCTTTCCTTGGCGGTTAAAGCCTTCAAAATCGAAGGCCGCCCGCTGAAGCTGCCGTTCAAGCTGCTGCACGTCGATACCGGCCATAACTACCCCGAAGTGATTCAGTTCCGTGACGAAACCGTTGCCCGAACCGGCGTACAGCTTGTGGTCGGCAGCGTGGAAGACTCCATCAAACGCGGCACGGTGGTTTTGCGCCGCGAAACCGATTCGCGTAATGCCGCGCAAGCCGTTACTTTGGTGGAAACCATTGAAGAACAAGGTTTTGACGCGCTGATGGGCGGTGCGCGGCGCGACGAGGAAAAAGCGCGTGCAAAAGAGCGCATTTTCTCCTTCCGCGACGAATTCGGCCAATGGGATCCGAAAAACCAACGCCCCGAGCTTTGGTCGCTTTACAATACCCGCCTTTTCCCGGGAGAAAACATGCGCGTGTTCCCGATTTCCAACTGGACGGAACTCGACATCTGGCAATACATCGCCCGTGAAAACCTCGCGCTGCCGCCGATTTACTACACGCACCAACGCGAAGTGGTCGAGCGCAACGGCTTACTCGTTCCGGTTACACCGCTCACCCCGAAACGCGAAGGCGAAGTTTCCGAAATCCGCGATGTGCGCTTCCGTACCGTCGGCGACATTTCCTGCACCTGCCCCGTAGCCAGCACCGCCGCCACGGCCGAAGACATCATCGCCGAAACCGCCGCGGCCACCATTTCCGAACGCAGCGCCACCCGCATGGACGACCGCGTTTCCGAAGCGGCGATGGAAGAGCGTAAAAAAGCCGGTTATTTCTGA
- the pyrC gene encoding dihydroorotase produces MQTLTIIRPDDMHLHLRDGDALKAVAPYTARQMGRAVIMPNLKPPVVSVADALAYQQRILAALPEGSTFEPLMTLYLTDKTTPELVREAKAAGIVAFKLYPAGATTNSDSGVTDLFKLLPVLQEMAKQGVLLLVHGEVTDSDIDIFDREAVFIERIMKPVLAQVPDLKVVFEHITTAEAARLVSEAGDNVAASVTPQHLLLNRNDLLVGGVRPHHFCLPVLKRETHRQALVAAVTGDQANKFFLGTDSAPHAQSAKENACGCAGMFSALTAIELYAEVFEQAGALDKLEAFASKNGARFYGLPENTDTITLEKQSQTVPESIPYGNETLVPMRAGGEVAWRVRY; encoded by the coding sequence ATGCAAACCCTGACCATTATCCGGCCTGATGATATGCACCTGCACCTGCGCGACGGCGACGCGCTCAAAGCCGTTGCCCCGTATACTGCGCGGCAGATGGGGCGTGCGGTCATTATGCCGAACCTGAAACCGCCGGTAGTGAGCGTGGCGGACGCGCTGGCTTACCAACAGCGTATTTTGGCGGCATTGCCCGAAGGCAGCACGTTTGAACCGCTGATGACGCTCTACCTTACCGACAAAACAACCCCGGAGCTGGTGCGCGAAGCCAAGGCAGCCGGCATCGTGGCGTTCAAACTTTATCCGGCGGGGGCAACCACTAATTCCGACTCCGGCGTAACCGACCTGTTCAAGCTGCTGCCGGTGTTGCAGGAAATGGCGAAGCAGGGCGTATTACTGCTGGTGCACGGCGAAGTAACCGACAGCGATATTGATATTTTCGACCGCGAAGCGGTATTTATCGAGCGCATCATGAAGCCTGTTTTGGCGCAAGTGCCGGATTTGAAAGTAGTGTTCGAGCATATCACCACTGCCGAGGCTGCGCGCTTGGTGTCCGAAGCAGGGGATAATGTTGCCGCTTCGGTAACCCCGCAGCACTTACTGCTCAACCGCAACGATTTGCTGGTTGGCGGCGTGCGCCCCCACCACTTCTGCCTGCCGGTATTGAAACGCGAAACACACCGTCAGGCATTGGTTGCCGCGGTAACAGGCGACCAAGCGAACAAATTCTTTTTGGGTACGGATTCCGCACCGCACGCGCAATCAGCCAAAGAAAATGCCTGCGGTTGCGCCGGTATGTTCAGCGCACTGACCGCCATCGAGCTGTACGCCGAAGTATTCGAACAGGCAGGCGCGTTGGACAAACTGGAAGCCTTTGCCTCGAAAAACGGCGCACGTTTCTACGGCCTGCCGGAAAATACCGACACCATCACATTGGAAAAACAGTCGCAAACCGTACCCGAAAGTATTCCTTACGGCAATGAAACGCTCGTACCGATGCGGGCGGGCGGCGAAGTGGCGTGGCGCGTGCGTTATTGA
- the glmM gene encoding phosphoglucosamine mutase yields the protein MAKKYFGTDGVRGEVGQFPITPDFVLKLGYAAGQVLVQHDSEQRPTVIIGKDTRISGYMLEAALVAGFTAAGVHVIQTGPLPTPGVAYLTRALRLSAGVMISASHNAYSDNGIKFFAVGGVKLSDEIELEIEAKIDEEMKTQPSDLLGRARRISGADDRYIEFCKSTFPANMDLRGLKLVVDSANGAGYHVAPKVFHELGAQVVTIGDEPNGYNINDKCGATRPKALQAAVLQNEADYGIALDGDGDRLMMVDKNGKVYDGDNLIYVIAKARAREGVEIGGVVGTVMTNMAMEIALQEQGVQFCRAKVGDRYVLEQLHQRGWLIGGEASGHILCMDKHNTGDGIISALQVLAALQVLGQDLATVCADWQPFPQTMINVRIQKGQNWQEASKEVLAEVEKELEGKGRVVLRASGTEPVVRVMVEARQADWAKKGAERIAAAIQGV from the coding sequence ATGGCTAAAAAATATTTCGGTACCGACGGCGTACGCGGCGAAGTGGGGCAGTTTCCGATTACCCCGGATTTTGTGTTGAAGCTGGGCTATGCGGCCGGACAGGTGCTGGTGCAGCATGACAGCGAACAGCGGCCGACCGTAATCATCGGCAAAGACACGCGTATTTCGGGCTATATGCTGGAAGCGGCGCTGGTGGCGGGTTTTACCGCTGCGGGCGTACACGTTATCCAAACCGGCCCGCTGCCGACTCCGGGCGTAGCTTATTTAACCCGCGCGCTGCGTTTGTCGGCCGGCGTGATGATTTCCGCTTCGCACAACGCTTATTCAGACAACGGCATCAAGTTTTTTGCTGTCGGTGGCGTCAAACTTTCCGATGAAATCGAACTGGAAATCGAAGCCAAAATCGATGAAGAAATGAAAACCCAGCCGTCCGACCTTTTGGGACGCGCCCGCCGCATCAGCGGTGCGGACGACCGCTACATCGAGTTTTGCAAATCCACTTTCCCCGCCAACATGGATTTGCGCGGTTTGAAGTTGGTGGTGGACAGCGCCAATGGTGCAGGCTATCACGTTGCGCCGAAAGTATTTCACGAATTGGGGGCGCAAGTCGTAACCATCGGCGACGAGCCGAACGGTTACAACATCAATGACAAATGCGGTGCAACCCGCCCGAAAGCCTTGCAGGCGGCGGTTCTGCAAAACGAAGCCGATTACGGTATCGCACTCGACGGCGACGGCGACCGCCTGATGATGGTGGATAAAAACGGCAAGGTGTACGACGGCGACAATCTGATTTATGTGATTGCCAAAGCCCGCGCCCGCGAAGGCGTGGAAATCGGCGGCGTGGTCGGTACGGTAATGACCAATATGGCGATGGAAATCGCGTTGCAAGAGCAGGGCGTACAGTTCTGCCGCGCCAAAGTCGGCGACCGCTATGTATTGGAACAGCTTCACCAGCGCGGCTGGCTGATCGGCGGCGAGGCCAGCGGCCATATCCTGTGTATGGACAAACACAATACCGGCGACGGCATCATTTCCGCCTTGCAAGTGTTGGCGGCATTGCAGGTGTTGGGTCAGGATTTGGCAACCGTATGCGCCGACTGGCAGCCGTTCCCGCAAACCATGATTAACGTGCGTATCCAAAAAGGCCAAAACTGGCAGGAAGCCTCGAAAGAAGTATTGGCCGAAGTGGAAAAAGAACTGGAAGGAAAAGGCCGCGTGGTATTGCGTGCATCAGGTACCGAGCCTGTGGTGCGCGTGATGGTGGAAGCCCGTCAGGCCGATTGGGCGAAAAAAGGAGCGGAGCGCATTGCCGCCGCCATTCAAGGCGTATAA
- a CDS encoding opacity family porin translates to MITRIALISALTAPALLPAQPPEVQVRSTAQALEQEAVEVRPSADQLPNASLTLGNNNGVRYTADYTFFKNWADNDTAADGEAADLTIESVGVSAIYDFRNATAITPYAGARLGLNRLKLNSSKTARQEIFEERVSFGAGVIAGAQYHLKENLSIDAGIAYNYLGRIDTGNIRPNRYSATIGLNYRF, encoded by the coding sequence ATGATTACTCGGATAGCCCTGATTTCAGCCCTCACCGCCCCCGCTCTCCTGCCCGCCCAACCGCCGGAGGTACAAGTCCGCTCCACCGCTCAAGCATTGGAACAAGAAGCGGTAGAGGTCCGCCCGAGTGCCGACCAGCTCCCCAACGCAAGCCTCACCTTGGGCAACAACAACGGCGTACGCTATACCGCCGACTATACATTTTTCAAAAACTGGGCAGACAACGATACGGCAGCAGACGGCGAAGCAGCGGATTTAACCATAGAATCGGTTGGCGTTTCCGCCATCTACGACTTCCGCAACGCCACCGCCATTACCCCTTACGCCGGTGCGCGGCTCGGACTGAACCGCCTGAAGCTGAACAGCAGCAAAACTGCCCGCCAAGAAATTTTTGAAGAGCGCGTCTCCTTCGGAGCCGGTGTCATTGCCGGCGCGCAATACCACCTCAAAGAAAACCTTTCCATCGATGCCGGTATCGCCTACAACTATTTGGGCAGAATCGACACCGGCAATATCCGCCCCAACCGTTACAGTGCCACCATCGGGCTGAACTACCGTTTCTAG
- a CDS encoding diacylglycerol kinase — MKHSSYAADKKGKTGIQRIINAFGYSIDGLKAAFRHESAFRQLLILHIVLIAAAFIFSFGPATRMLLITASFISLITELFNTAIEAAVDHTSTAKHELAKRAKDAGSAAQLLALVLLAVVWLIALWREYGLNLI, encoded by the coding sequence ATGAAACACTCTTCATATGCCGCCGATAAAAAAGGCAAAACCGGTATTCAGCGCATCATCAATGCGTTCGGCTATTCCATAGACGGTTTGAAAGCCGCCTTCCGCCACGAAAGTGCCTTCCGCCAACTGCTTATCCTGCACATCGTCTTGATTGCCGCGGCATTTATTTTTTCCTTCGGTCCGGCAACGCGAATGCTGCTGATTACCGCTTCTTTTATTTCGCTGATTACCGAATTATTCAACACCGCCATCGAAGCCGCCGTCGACCACACCTCCACCGCCAAACACGAATTGGCCAAGCGCGCCAAAGACGCCGGTTCTGCCGCACAACTTTTGGCGCTGGTGCTGCTGGCGGTTGTCTGGCTGATTGCCTTATGGCGCGAATACGGATTGAATTTAATCTAA
- the waaF gene encoding lipopolysaccharide heptosyltransferase II, producing MPKKILIISPSWIGDCVMTQPLYRRLHQLHPGCTIDVFAPKWSMAVFERMPEVNRIIENPFGHGALQLKKRWQIGRELGKQGYDQVIVLPGSLKSAIIAFATGIRQRTGYVGESRYILLNDIRKLDKAALPLMVDRYTALAYPSQSAFNGVSDNPLFTINPDEQSAALAKHGLDTAKPVIAFCPGAEYGPAKRWPARHFAELALRYIRQGRQVWLFGSQKDFAIAEEINRFADGLCTNLCGKTTLSEAIDLLACAETVVCNDSGLMHLAAALDRKVIAVYGSSSPDHTPPLSPKAKIISLNLECSPCFKRECPLGHTDCLNKLMPDTVYQAARED from the coding sequence ATGCCGAAAAAAATCCTCATCATCTCCCCAAGCTGGATAGGCGACTGCGTCATGACGCAACCCTTGTACCGCCGCCTCCACCAACTGCACCCCGGCTGCACCATCGACGTATTCGCGCCGAAATGGTCAATGGCCGTATTTGAGCGCATGCCCGAAGTCAACCGCATCATCGAAAATCCGTTCGGGCACGGCGCATTACAACTCAAAAAACGCTGGCAAATCGGTCGCGAACTCGGCAAACAAGGTTACGACCAAGTTATCGTTCTGCCCGGATCGCTCAAATCCGCCATCATCGCCTTCGCTACCGGCATCAGACAGCGCACGGGCTATGTCGGCGAATCACGCTATATCTTGCTCAACGACATCCGCAAGCTCGACAAAGCCGCCCTCCCGCTGATGGTTGACCGCTATACTGCCCTCGCCTACCCGAGTCAGTCAGCCTTTAACGGCGTATCCGACAATCCTCTGTTTACCATCAACCCCGACGAACAATCGGCGGCTTTGGCCAAACACGGTTTGGACACCGCCAAGCCCGTTATCGCCTTTTGCCCCGGTGCAGAATACGGCCCGGCAAAACGCTGGCCCGCCCGCCATTTTGCCGAACTCGCCCTCCGCTATATCCGGCAGGGGCGGCAGGTTTGGCTGTTCGGCTCGCAAAAAGATTTCGCCATTGCCGAAGAAATCAACCGATTTGCAGACGGCCTTTGCACCAATCTTTGCGGCAAAACCACGCTTTCCGAAGCCATTGACCTGCTGGCCTGCGCCGAAACAGTCGTGTGCAACGACAGCGGCCTGATGCACCTTGCCGCCGCACTCGACCGCAAAGTCATCGCCGTTTACGGCTCGTCCAGCCCCGACCATACGCCGCCGCTGTCGCCCAAAGCCAAAATCATCAGTCTCAATCTGGAATGCTCCCCCTGCTTCAAACGGGAATGCCCGCTGGGACACACCGACTGCCTGAACAAACTTATGCCCGACACGGTTTATCAAGCTGCCCGAGAGGATTAA
- a CDS encoding CNP1-like family protein, which translates to MRRLILPLLILSAATAFALPRSDKDTLTNIRYQESAAEKAAREFKEAEAELPPLPDTGSGEWFDLYVGEHYGKKPKILLNSLQIMPAPDTSIRYILNVQSANGHDNLTAEGMFCARSSFNLGGDKRSSYKVFSYGDTVNNRWIQPRKGEWKPLGQAMSRNDELRAVLYQAFCVNGTPNTTAGLIERLHERGGKHAPSLRNSYK; encoded by the coding sequence ATGCGCCGTCTGATTCTGCCGCTGCTGATTTTGTCTGCCGCCACCGCTTTTGCGCTGCCGCGCAGCGATAAAGACACGCTGACCAATATCCGCTATCAGGAAAGTGCTGCCGAAAAAGCCGCCCGCGAATTTAAAGAAGCGGAAGCCGAACTGCCGCCGCTGCCCGATACCGGTTCCGGCGAATGGTTCGATCTGTATGTCGGCGAACACTACGGCAAAAAGCCGAAAATCCTGCTCAATAGCCTGCAAATCATGCCCGCTCCCGACACCAGCATCCGCTATATCCTGAACGTGCAGTCGGCAAACGGCCATGACAACCTGACGGCCGAAGGCATGTTCTGCGCCCGCTCGTCTTTCAATCTCGGCGGCGACAAACGCTCTTCCTACAAAGTATTCAGTTATGGCGACACGGTCAACAACCGCTGGATTCAGCCGCGCAAAGGCGAATGGAAACCGCTCGGTCAGGCCATGAGCCGCAACGATGAGCTTCGCGCCGTGCTGTATCAGGCATTCTGCGTGAACGGCACGCCGAACACAACAGCCGGACTGATCGAACGCTTGCACGAACGCGGCGGCAAACATGCTCCGTCACTGCGAAATTCTTACAAATAA
- a CDS encoding opacity family porin, with product MMKKTVLTVILAGLSGIAAANGWYVQGDVGASKLQVKESVFKVKDTNPSARIAVGKDTGALRYALDYTYFGKLDNHEKGVNRGVPFDHKAKMKVHSVGLSAIYDFENATALTPYVGARLGLNIADADSRTVYGNSLSTVSETSTTVGIGGLAGAQYQFTDKLAANAGLEYNYLGKIGANDGKVSQYGANVGLRYNF from the coding sequence ATGATGAAAAAAACTGTATTAACCGTCATTCTGGCAGGTTTGTCCGGTATTGCAGCCGCCAACGGCTGGTATGTACAAGGCGATGTCGGCGCATCCAAACTGCAAGTTAAAGAAAGCGTCTTCAAAGTAAAAGACACCAACCCTTCCGCCCGTATTGCTGTCGGTAAAGACACCGGTGCGCTCCGTTATGCACTGGACTACACCTACTTCGGCAAACTCGACAATCATGAAAAAGGCGTAAATCGCGGCGTACCATTCGACCACAAAGCTAAAATGAAAGTCCACTCCGTCGGTTTGTCTGCCATTTACGACTTTGAAAACGCTACCGCTCTGACCCCCTATGTCGGCGCGCGTCTCGGCCTGAACATTGCTGATGCAGACAGCCGAACCGTTTATGGCAACTCCCTGAGTACCGTTTCTGAAACCAGCACCACAGTAGGTATCGGCGGCTTGGCCGGTGCACAATACCAATTTACCGACAAGCTGGCTGCCAATGCCGGTTTAGAATACAACTACTTGGGCAAAATCGGAGCCAACGACGGTAAAGTCAGCCAATACGGCGCGAATGTCGGCCTGCGCTACAACTTCTGA